CCGCCGCTAGCTTTCCAGGAGCGCCCCAGGCCCGTAGGACGCGAGCTCACGAACCCCGTCAGGACCCCGCAGGTAGCAGCGGTAAGTGCAGCGGACGTCGCTACGGCTCGCCTGGGGCGTCTTGCGTCCGGCAGCCGGCACCCGGCGGCGCCGCGCGGGTAGACGGGGTGGGGCGGGGCCCTCCGCCGCCCTCCAACGTTGCCCACCTCTCCGGGAATCGCAAGAGAGTGCAATGAGCAGGAAAGCACTGGCCCGTCTCTACCGGCCCCGGCGGTTCGGCGAGATGGCCATGCAGGAGCACGTCTCCGAGACGCTGAAGGCGGCGGTCGCGCGAGGGCGCACGGCGCACGCCTACCTGTTCACTGGCCCGCGCGGCGTCGGCAAGACCACGGCGGCGCGCGTGCTGGCCATGGCACTCAACTGCGATTTCCGGAGCGAGGACGGCGAGCCGTGCGGCGAGTGCGAGTCGTGCGTGCGCATCTGGGCAGGTCAGACGTCGCTCGACGTGGTGGAAATCGACGCGGCGTCGAACCGCGGCGTGGACGACGCGCGCGAGCTGCGCGAGCGGGCCATGTACGCGCCGACGGACGAGCGGCGCTACAAGGTCTACATCATCGACGAGGCCCACATGCTGACCCGGGAGGCGTGGAACGCGCTCCTCAAGATCCTCGAGGAGCCGCCGCCGCGGGTCATCTTCGTGTTCGCGACGACGGAGCCACAGAAGATCCAGCAAGCGGCTCCACCGATCCTCTCCCGCTGCCAGCGCTTCGATTTCCGGCGCATCAGCGTGGCCGGCATCGTCCAGCGGCTCCGCGAGGTCCTGGCGGCCGAAGGGCTGGAGGCGGAGGAGGAGGCCCTCTACCTGCTGGCGCGTCGCGCCGACGGCGGCATGCGGGACGCCCTCTCGCTGCTGGACCAGGTCCTCGCCCTGGCAGGCCGTCGCCTGACCGCGGCGGACGTGCGCCGCGTCCTCGGCCTCGTGGGCGAGGAGCTCTACCTCGAGCTGTTCCGCTTGATCGCCGAGCGCAGGCACGCGGGCGTGTTCCACTTCGTGGCGCGCCTCGTGGACGAGGGCTACGACTTCGCCGACTTCTACCGCGGCCTGGCCGATGCGCTGCGCGCGCTGCTGGTGTGTCGCCTCGAGGGACCGGCCGCCGCAGACGTGCGGGAGGACCTCAAGCCGCAGTTCGCAGAGGTCGCCGAGAACTTCGCCGTCGGCGACCTGCTCCGCATGCTCGCACAGGTCGCCGAGCTGGATACGGAAGGGAGGTTCCGCAAGAGTGGCAACCCACGGATCCAGCTGGAAGCCCTGCTGCTCCGCTTCACCCACCTGGATCGCACGGTGGAGCTGGAAGAAGTGCTCCGCGCCGCGGCCGGGGTAGGCGACGCCGCAGCGCTCCCGCCGCGCGGCGCTGCCGCCGTCGAGCCCCTGCGTCCGGCCGCCCGTCCCGCTCCGGCCGCGCCGCCGGCCCCTGGTCCCGCGCCGGTGAGGGCCGCCTCGCCGGCCGCGAGCGCACCCGAGCGACAGCCGGCTCCGGCACCTCCGACACCCACGGCGCCAGCGGCGGCCGACGTCGAGACGGTCGAAGCACACCTGCGCCGCATCGCCGACAGCGGCGACGGGATCAGGGGGTTGAAGGTCTTCCTCCGGGCCGCCCGCGTGGTCGCCGTCGAACAACGACACGTCGTCGTTGAACTGCCCCCGGGGCCGGGGCTGGACCGGCTCACGTCCGACCGGGCCTTGCGAGAGCGTCTGGCCGAACGGCTCGGCGAGTCCCTCGGTCGGCCCGTGGAGCTGGAAGTCCGTGCGGCCAGCGCACCCACACCTGCCGAGCGCCTGACCCCCGAACGCGTCAAGGAGGAGCAGCTCGCCCGGCTGGCGCGGGAGGAACCCGTCCTCGGCAGGGCGGTAAGAGAATGGGAGCTGGAGCTCCGGGACTAATACGCCCGGGGACGGCTCCCGCTTGCGCGCCTGCGGACGGCGCGCCTAGATTTTTTGGGACCCTATCTCGCGGTCTAGGGATCACGGTTCCATGACGAACCTCCAACAGATTCTCCAGGTGGGCCAGCAGGTCCAGGCCCGTCTCTCCCAGCTACAGACCGAGCTGCGGAACCGCACGTTCACCGTGTCCAGTGGCGGCGGTATGGTCACGGTGACCGCCGACGGCCGCGGCTTGATCCGCGAGGTTCGCATCGATCCGACGATCGTGGATCCGAACGACGTCGAGATGCTCGAGGACCTCGTCCTCGCCGCGGTCTCGGAGGCGCAGAAGCGGGCGCAGCAGGTCTACGAAGAGGAACTCCGGAAGCTCACGGGCGGCATTCCGCTGCCGTTCCAGTTGCCGAACCTGCCGTGATGGCCGCCGCGGGCAGGGGGGAGGAACCGGTTGGCGGCAATTGAGGATCTCGCCAGCGAGTTCGCTCGCCTGCCGGGCATCGGTCGCAAGACCGCACTCCGGCTGACTTACTACCTTCTCAAGCGTCCGCCGGACGAGATCCGGCGCCTGGCACGCGCGCTCGATGCGGTCGCAGACCGCATCCGCGCGTGCTCACAGTGCGGCAACCTGACCGAGTCGGATCCGTGCGAGTACTGCTCGAATCCTCGTCGCGATCCGACGCTCATCTGCGTCGTCGAGGAGGCGTCGGACATCGCGGCGATCGAACGGACGGGCGAGTACAACGGCCTCTACCACGTACTGGCGGGCCGGCTCTCTCCGCTGGAGGGGATCGGCCCCGACGAGCTCAACGTGGCGTCCCTCATGGCGCGGCTAGGGAACGGGTCCAGGGTCCGGGAGGTGATCCTGGCCACGAACCCGAGCGTGGAAGGTGAGGCGACCGCCGTGTATCTCCAGAAGCTGATCCAGCCGCTGGGGATCCGCGTCACTCGCCTGGCGCGGGGGCTGCCCGTGGGCGGGGATCTGGAATACGCGGACGGTGTGACGATCGCACAGGCGCTCGCGGGGCGCCGCGAGATGTAGCAGGAGCCGCAATCATGTCGAACCGGGTTGCACGCACGGCAGGGCTCATCCTCCTGGGAGTGGCCGCCGCGGCCATCCTCGGCACGCTGCTGGTCCGAGACCAGATGTCGCGCCATCGCCGCGACCTCTTCAGTTCGCACCCGCTTCGACGCCTGGCGGCCCTGGGTTACCTGGCGCGGCACGAAGCCACCGTGGACGTCATCCAGCTGCTGCGGGACTTCATCGCCTGGGAGCCGCGACCCCTGCTCCGCCGCCGTGCGCTCCAGATCCTGCAGCGGATGGAGGACGAGGTCCGGCGCAGTGTCGCACCTTCCGAGCGAGTCGTCGGATGATGCACCGCGATCCGGTCCCGTTCCTCGGGCCGCAGGAGCAGCAGCGCCTGGAGCAGCTCATCACGTGGTACATGGACGAGGCCGGCTTGCGCGCTGCGCTGCTGGTGGACCGGACGGGACGGCTGTTGGGATCCGTCGGCGAGACGGACTTCGACGGCACGGCGTTCGCGACGCTCGTGGCGGCGGACTTCGCCGCCGGCGACCAGCTCGCGGTGTTGCTGGGTGAGGAAGACGTGTCGGCGCTCTGCCACCACGGCGAGCACCGCTCAATGTATCTCTCGGACGTGGGAGGGCGCGCGATCCTCGTCGCGCTCTTCGATGGTCGCACGACTCTGGGAATGGTTCGCTTGAAGGCCCGTACCGTCGTACCCGAACTGGCCGGATTGTTCGCCGAGCTGGCGCGGGACGGCGCCCGGACGCCTGGGCCGCTCGACCCCGGTTGGGTCTCCGAAGCGGAGTCCGAGATCGATCGCCTCTTCGCCGACTAGGGGATCTGGCCATATGTCGATGATCAACTACGCGAGCCGGGAGATCAACTGCAAGCTCGTGTACTACGGGCCAGGGCTCGGCGGGAAGACGACGAATCTCGAGTACATCTACAACAAGGTGAAGCCCGAGACACGGGGGAAGCTCATTTCGCTGGCCACCGAGACGGAGCGCACGCTCTTCTTCGACTTCCTCCCCGTGGACCTCGGCACGATCCGCGGCTTCAACACCCGGTTCCACCTCTACACGGTGCCCGGCCAGGTCTACTACAACGCGAGCCGGAAGCTCATCCTCAAGGGGGTGGACGGCGTCGTCTTCGTCGCGGATTCGCAGGTGGAACGGATGGACGCCAACATCGCGGCGCTCCAGAACCTGTACGAGAACCTGGCGGACTACGGATACGATCCGCAGCAGTTGCCGATCGTGATCCAGTACAACAAGCGCGACCTGCCCAACATCGTTCCTGTGGAAGAGTTGCGCGCTGAACTCAACCCGGACGGGTTACCCGACTTCGAGGCGGTCGCGGTGAAGGGGATCGGCGTGTTCGATACGCTCAAGTCGGTGAGCAAGCTCGTCCTCAAGTCCCTCGGGTGAGGCGCCCATGGGGCTGTGGCAGCGCAGCGCTCTGCCGAATGCGCTGACGGTCCTGCGCGTCTTGCTCGCTCCCGCCATCTTCTTCCTCATCTTCTGGCCGGGGTTCGGGGCGCGTGCGCTCGCGTTCGTGCTGTTCCTGATCGCCGCCCTGTCGGACGTCTGGGACGGCTACCTGGCGCGCAAGCACGGCTGGATCACCGACTTCGGCAAGCTGGTGGATCCGCTCGCCGACAAGCTCTTGCTGGCGGCGACCTTCGTGCCGTTTTACATCCTGTCGCGCCGTCCCGACCCGGGGCCGCTGCCTCTGCTCGGCAGCCTCCCGTTGTGGATCCTGCTGGTCATCTTCGGGCGAGAGGTCCTGGTCACCGTCCTGCGGATGGTCGCGGCGCGTCGCGGCGTCGTCCTGGCCGCCGGCCGTGCGGGAAAGCAGAAGGCGCTCCTCCAGAACATCTTCATCGGCTCCACGCTCGCCTGGTACGCGATCCGGACCGCGGCGGTGGACGCGCAGTGGTCCGGCCCGCTGTGGGGGGCGTGGCAGACGTTCCACGGGGTGGTGGTCGCGACGACGCTCGTCCTCGCGGTGAGCCTGACGCTCTACTCGCTCGCCGTCTACCTCTGGCGCTGGCGCCTGCTCATCCGGGAGGCCATCTGATGCCGGCCGTTCGGCTGGATGATGCCGCCGCACCCGCGGTGGAGATCGTCACCATCGGCGACGAGCTGTTGCTGGGCGAGACCGTCGACCACAACAGCGCGTGGCTCGGCCGTGTGCTGGCGGGAGCGGGGATCCGCGTCCGCCGGCGTGCGACGGTGGGTGATGAGGCGGACGCCATCCGGGACGCCGTGGCGGAGGCGCTGGAACGGACCGGGGTCGTGCTGTGCACCGGCGGACTGGGGCCGACGCGGGACGACCTGACGAAGCCGGTCGTCGCGGAGCTGTTCGGCCGGGAGCTGGTCTTGGACGAGGCGCTGCTGGAGGAGCTCGACCGGCGTTTCCGCGAGCGCGGCGTCCAGATGGCGCCCATCAACCGGTCCCAGGCGGAGGTGCCGCGTGGGGCGACCGTCTTCCCGAATTCGCGTGGGACGGCGCCGGGCCTGGCGCTCGAAGACGCGAGAGGCCGGCTCGCCATCCTGCTTCCCGGGGTGCCCTACGAGATGCGCGCATTGATGCTGGAGCACGTGCTCCCGTTCCTCCAGGAGCGCTGGCCGGCTCGCGGCCGCCCCATCGTGCACCGGCGTCTCCGGACCACGGGCATCCCTGAGGCGAGCCTCGCCCAGCAGGTCGACGACCTCATCGCTGGTTTCGCCCCGATCACGGTAGCGTTCCTGCCGGCTCCGACCGGCGTGGACATCCGACTGACGAGCTGGGGAGCGCTGGACGAGGCCGAGGCCGTGCGCGCGCTGGACGCTGCGGAAGCGGCGCTGCGGGAGCGGGTCGGCCGCTACATCTACGGCCGCGACGACGAGGACCTGGTGGATGCCGTGGCGCGGGAGATGACCGCCCGGGGCCTGACGCTCGCGCTGGCCGAGAGCTGCACCGGGGGGCTCGTGGCCAAGCGGCTGACCGACAGGCCGGGCGCGTCCGATTACCTCTACGGCGGCGTGGTCGCCTACGCGAACGCCGCCAAGGAGGCCTTCCTCCGCGTCCGGCCCGAAACCCTCGCCGCCCACGGCGCGGTGAGCGAAGAGACCGCCCGGGAGATGGTCGAGGGCGTGCTCGAGGCAACCGGCGCGGACGCGGGGATCGCGATCACCGGCATCGCCGGACCCGGGGGCGGAACGGAGACCAAGCCGGTGGGCACCGTCTGGATCGCCGCAGCAGTCGGCGATCGCCGGGACGTGCGGCGCTTCCGGTTCGGCGGGGATCGGGAAGAGATCCGGGAACGCGCCGCCCAGTCCGCGCTGGCGATGCTGTACACGCTGCTGCGCGGCGGGGAGGCCGGATGAGCGCCCCGGCGCCGACGCCGGCGCGACACCACGGCTACCTCGAAGGCGTCGACGGCCTGCGCCTGCACTACAGGAGCTGGGAGCCCGCCGAGCCGCTGGCCGCAGCGATGCTCGTGCACGACCTCGGCGAGCACGGCGGCCTGTACGCGCCGCTCGGCGAGCGTCTGGCGAACCTCGGCGTCGCCGCCCTCGCCCCGGACCTCAGGGGCCACGGCCGCTCGGACGGACGCAGGGGCCACGTGGCGCGCTTCGAGACCTTCCTCCAGGACCTGGATCGGCTCCGCTGCGAAACGCGGGCCCTGGCCGGACCGGGGAGCCCGCTCTTCCTGTTCGGCGCCGGACTCGGGGGGCTCGTGGTGCTGCGCTACCTCCAGGAGTTCCACTCGCCCGTGGACGGCGCGGTGGTCGTCGCTCCGTGGCTCGTCGGACCGCCGCTCCTGCCCGCGGCCGCGTCGCTCGCGCGCACCCTCGGGCGCGTCCTGCCCAGCCTCCGCCTCAAGGCCGGCATCGGCAGGGCTCGCGGGCTCCGGAGCCCCGCTGCAGGGGCGCCGCCCGCGGATGACCCGCTCGCCCACGACTGCTTCACGCCGCGGTTCTACCGCGAGGCAGCCGCCGCCGCCGCGCAGGTCGTCCGGCGGCGCGGCCGCATCTCGACCCCCCTCCTCGTCCTGCTGCCCGACGACGACCGCGGCGCGGACCCGGAGCGCCCCGCGGCGCTCCTGTCCACGCTCGACCACCCGGCGCTGGAGGTGCGGCGCTGGAAGGGAGGTCGTCCAGACCGCCTCGCCGGCACGGCCGCCGAGCCGCTGCTCGCGGCCGTGATGGCGTGGCTGACGGACCGGATCGCGCAGTTTGCTGCCGAAACGGCAGTCGGCGCCGGTACCGGCCTTGCACTCCGGGGGTCGGCCGAGCACACCATGGCGCGCCCGTGAGGGGTGCGCTTCATCGTTGGAGCACTCACCCAGGAGATCATGACGGATCAGGAACGGGGTCAGGCGGAGCAGTCGGGTGCGGGAGTGACACCACCCGAGTCGGCTGCAGCCGAGACGGGGGGAACCGGCACCGGCGCGGCGTCCGAGGCGGCAGCGCCGGGTGCGGCGTCCGAGGCCGAAGCCGGGGCCGCGGTGTCCGGAGCGGACGCGGCGACGAGTGCTGCGGAACAGGCGGCGCAGGCCGCATCGGCGGCGGACCTGAACGGTGCCGTGGAGCAGCTCGCCAAGCTCCAGGCCGAGCTGGAGGCGCTGAACGATCGGCATCTGCGGCTCGCCGCGGAGTTCGACAACTACCGCAAGCGTGTCGAACGGGAGCGGACCGAGCTGTGGGGCAGGGCGCAGGGTGAACTCGCGAAGCGCCTCCTGGAGGTGCTGGACGATCTCCAGCGCGTCTCGGAGCTGGACGTGGCGACCGCGACCGCGGCGTCGTTGCTCGAAGGGATCCAGCTCGTGGAGAAGAAGATGCGCCATGCGCTGGAATCGATGGGATTGGAGCCGATCGATCCGCGGGGCGAGTTCTTCAATCCGGAGACGATGGAGGCGCTCATGATGTTGCCCGCGGAGAGCCCGGAAGAAGACGAAGTGGTGGTGGACGTCTTCCAGAAGGGGTACCGGTTCAAAGGGCACCTCATCCGCCCTGCCCGCGTCCGGGTGAAGAAGTACGAAGCCTGAGCGGCGCGGTCGGGATCCCGGGCGCTGGCGCCCGCGATCCCGACGTCGCGGGGGCCGTCCGGCGGGGCGGGCGGCGCCCCGTGCCCCGGATCCGCCCTGTGGCGGTCGGGTAGGATTTCTCGGCAGGATCCAGGTACAGACGGGAATGCCAGCGGCGACGACGGGCAAGGATTATTACCAGATCCTCGGCGTGCCGGAGACGGCGACGCTCGAGGAGATCAAGCGGGCGTACCGCAAACTCGCCAAGCAGTACCATCCGGACGCGAACCGGAACGACCCGCGGGCGGCGGAGCGCTTCAAGGAGATCGGGGAGGCGTACTCGGTCCTCTCCGACCCGGAAAAGCGGAAGCAGTACGACCAGCTCCGGAAGATGGGCCCGTTCGCCGGTTTCGGCTTCGGTCGGCCCGGCACGGGCGGCACGGCCGGCGGGTTCCGCATGACGGCCGAGGACCTGGGCGACCTGGGCGGCCTCGGGGACCTGTTCAGCGCGATCTTCGACTTCGGCAGGCGTGCGCGGGGCCGGGGACGCGCCGCGCCGGAGCGCGGCCGGGATGTCGAGTACGTCGTCGAGATCCCGTTCACCATGGCGGCGCGGGGCGGGCGGCTGCCCATCACGGTGCCCATCACCGAGGAGTGCGCGACCTGCGGCGGTACGGGCAACGCGCCGGGCACGCGGCCGGTGACGTGCGGCGAGTGCGGGGGGACCGGGTCCATCACGTTCGGCCACGGCGGCTTCGCGGTGCAGCGGCCGTGTCCGGTGTGCTACGGGCGCGGCCAGGTGCCCAGCGAGCCGTGCGGCGTGTGCCGGGGCACCGGCCAGGTCCGCGAGCAGCGGCAGATCATCGTGTCCGTGCCGGCGGGCGTGGATACCGGCTCGAAGCTGCGCCTTTCCGGGCAGGGTGAGAGGGGGCCCGGTGGCGGTCCGCCGGGCGACCTGCTGA
The genomic region above belongs to bacterium and contains:
- a CDS encoding DNA polymerase III subunit gamma/tau; this encodes MSRKALARLYRPRRFGEMAMQEHVSETLKAAVARGRTAHAYLFTGPRGVGKTTAARVLAMALNCDFRSEDGEPCGECESCVRIWAGQTSLDVVEIDAASNRGVDDARELRERAMYAPTDERRYKVYIIDEAHMLTREAWNALLKILEEPPPRVIFVFATTEPQKIQQAAPPILSRCQRFDFRRISVAGIVQRLREVLAAEGLEAEEEALYLLARRADGGMRDALSLLDQVLALAGRRLTAADVRRVLGLVGEELYLELFRLIAERRHAGVFHFVARLVDEGYDFADFYRGLADALRALLVCRLEGPAAADVREDLKPQFAEVAENFAVGDLLRMLAQVAELDTEGRFRKSGNPRIQLEALLLRFTHLDRTVELEEVLRAAAGVGDAAALPPRGAAAVEPLRPAARPAPAAPPAPGPAPVRAASPAASAPERQPAPAPPTPTAPAAADVETVEAHLRRIADSGDGIRGLKVFLRAARVVAVEQRHVVVELPPGPGLDRLTSDRALRERLAERLGESLGRPVELEVRAASAPTPAERLTPERVKEEQLARLAREEPVLGRAVREWELELRD
- a CDS encoding YbaB/EbfC family nucleoid-associated protein, with translation MTNLQQILQVGQQVQARLSQLQTELRNRTFTVSSGGGMVTVTADGRGLIREVRIDPTIVDPNDVEMLEDLVLAAVSEAQKRAQQVYEEELRKLTGGIPLPFQLPNLP
- a CDS encoding recombination protein RecR; the encoded protein is MAAIEDLASEFARLPGIGRKTALRLTYYLLKRPPDEIRRLARALDAVADRIRACSQCGNLTESDPCEYCSNPRRDPTLICVVEEASDIAAIERTGEYNGLYHVLAGRLSPLEGIGPDELNVASLMARLGNGSRVREVILATNPSVEGEATAVYLQKLIQPLGIRVTRLARGLPVGGDLEYADGVTIAQALAGRREM
- a CDS encoding gliding-motility protein MglA → MSMINYASREINCKLVYYGPGLGGKTTNLEYIYNKVKPETRGKLISLATETERTLFFDFLPVDLGTIRGFNTRFHLYTVPGQVYYNASRKLILKGVDGVVFVADSQVERMDANIAALQNLYENLADYGYDPQQLPIVIQYNKRDLPNIVPVEELRAELNPDGLPDFEAVAVKGIGVFDTLKSVSKLVLKSLG
- a CDS encoding competence/damage-inducible protein A, whose protein sequence is MPAVRLDDAAAPAVEIVTIGDELLLGETVDHNSAWLGRVLAGAGIRVRRRATVGDEADAIRDAVAEALERTGVVLCTGGLGPTRDDLTKPVVAELFGRELVLDEALLEELDRRFRERGVQMAPINRSQAEVPRGATVFPNSRGTAPGLALEDARGRLAILLPGVPYEMRALMLEHVLPFLQERWPARGRPIVHRRLRTTGIPEASLAQQVDDLIAGFAPITVAFLPAPTGVDIRLTSWGALDEAEAVRALDAAEAALRERVGRYIYGRDDEDLVDAVAREMTARGLTLALAESCTGGLVAKRLTDRPGASDYLYGGVVAYANAAKEAFLRVRPETLAAHGAVSEETAREMVEGVLEATGADAGIAITGIAGPGGGTETKPVGTVWIAAAVGDRRDVRRFRFGGDREEIRERAAQSALAMLYTLLRGGEAG
- the grpE gene encoding nucleotide exchange factor GrpE, whose translation is MRFIVGALTQEIMTDQERGQAEQSGAGVTPPESAAAETGGTGTGAASEAAAPGAASEAEAGAAVSGADAATSAAEQAAQAASAADLNGAVEQLAKLQAELEALNDRHLRLAAEFDNYRKRVERERTELWGRAQGELAKRLLEVLDDLQRVSELDVATATAASLLEGIQLVEKKMRHALESMGLEPIDPRGEFFNPETMEALMMLPAESPEEDEVVVDVFQKGYRFKGHLIRPARVRVKKYEA
- the dnaJ gene encoding molecular chaperone DnaJ, producing the protein MPAATTGKDYYQILGVPETATLEEIKRAYRKLAKQYHPDANRNDPRAAERFKEIGEAYSVLSDPEKRKQYDQLRKMGPFAGFGFGRPGTGGTAGGFRMTAEDLGDLGGLGDLFSAIFDFGRRARGRGRAAPERGRDVEYVVEIPFTMAARGGRLPITVPITEECATCGGTGNAPGTRPVTCGECGGTGSITFGHGGFAVQRPCPVCYGRGQVPSEPCGVCRGTGQVREQRQIIVSVPAGVDTGSKLRLSGQGERGPGGGPPGDLLITFRVKPHHFFRREGLDVHCTIPLNVAQATLGTKVRVRTVDGKKVVLKIPPGTQSGTRFRIPGQGIEKGGRRGDQYVQVKVVVPEKLGAEEERLMREFAKAAGLRY